GCGAAGGGGTGCACGTCCCGATTCAGCTCCGCCTGATCCGCCGGATTCCGGCGTACCGGAATCGGCAGCCGCGCCTGCGGGCGGGGACTGGGGTGGGGCGGCGGGCCGGCGCAACGACGAGAGGTCGACGGCGCCGCGCAGGTTGAGCTGGCTGGCAGCGGCTGGAGTGGGTCGGTATCCGGGCGAACTCATACCGTCCACTCTAGCCGCTGCCCTGCCAAGGGTGTGCCCTACTTGAAGCTGGCTCCCACAAGTCCGCGGGTAGCCGCTACGAGCTTCATGGGATCAGCTGAACCTGCCGGCGGAATGTAAACCGCCACGGACTCGGCGAAGTTCAGGACCATGCCGGTGGTGGTTTCCTTGCCGCCGGCGAAGACAGCGGAGTCGTCCTCAAGAATGAGTTTGTCCCCTGCCGCTTTCGGCGTCCCTTCGAAGGCGAAGTCCAGGCGTCCCACAACCAGGGCGCCGCCGTCGGCTGTGCGAAGCACCACGGTCTGGTTGTTCACGGGGGTGTGGGAGAACTTGAAGTTGGCACTCGTCCCGTTCTTCACGGTGTCTGCCTGGTAGGCAAGGGCACCGGCGATGTACGGCGAGGACTGACCGTCAGCCAGCTTGCTCCTGTTCGGCGAGTCGGGAGTTGTCAGCATCTCACCGAGGATTCCCAAGGCTTCGTTGCCGCTGTAAGCCAAACCGGTCTTGTCATCGGCGGCCGCAGGAGCGGTTCCGTCACGGGGAACGGGGAACGAAGGGAAGTTGGTGCCCGGCTGCAACGGAGCGCTGCCCCAGAGCTTGTAGTTTTCCCGCGGTGAGAGTTGAACCAACGTCAGGACCTGGGGCACGACGTTGCCCTCGCCCTGGGTCAGGGCGAACACGGTACGGGGCCAGTCACGCTTGGTACTGATGACGCTGCTCTGGAGCTTGGTAGCACGAACCGGCATGCGGGGCTCGTAGGCAGACACCGTGGAGCGGATCTTGTAGTTCTGGGTGCGGACCTGAAGTTCCATCTTGTCCACCCGCGGCGCTAGCTTTGCAGCATCCTTGGCGGCATCCGCTGCATCCACAGTGCTGGCAACCTGCTCCAGGATGCGCTGCAGCTGCGATTCGAGCATCACAGGTGCTGCGTCCCCTTCCGTCTCGGCGGAAGAAGAGGAGCTGGAAGTGTTCGTGGGCTTAGGTGTGGACGTTGCCTGGGCAGCGATCGCAGTACCTCCCACGAGCGCGGTAGCAAGTGCCGCGGCAACGGCGGTAATGCGCAGGCTTGAGCCTTCTCCAGCGCCCCGGCCACCATCAGCCTTGCCGGGCGGTGCCTGGACGGGCAGGGAGGTGGTTTCCCCCCCGGCGTGCGGCCCACCGAAGTCATCACCCTTGCGGTGCTCATCGCCCTTGCGGCGGTTGCTGATGGCCTTTGTAATGAACGGGAGGGCTACGCCTGCAAGCATGATGATAATGCCAAGCACGATGAGCGGCACGGCCCATGGCGTGGTTGCGTTATTGGGGAAAGTCATCGAGATTGACGACGGCGCAGGCTTGGTTCCGTCGCTGGCTACCAGAAGGGACCACTCACCTCCGGCGGGCGGATTCCATGTGTAGTCCAGCTCTCCGCTGGCATCTTCTGTGTTAACCCACAGGTCCGAACCGACAGGAGAGGGAGCTGTTGCCTCGCCGTCGGTGGAGGCCACTTGAAGGGACTTCTGGTCCTGGGAGACACCAGTCAGGGTGTTGTGGGCCGTTTTGCCCACCCAGGCTTCGACGTCGTCCGGGCGGCCCGTAGCGACGATGAAGTTGCCTTCACCCTGGATCTTGATCTTCACCGGCCCGTTATGGAGGGCGATCAACTTTTGGTCGATCACGGTCAGCGGGGCAGCTTTTGTGTCACTGGGAACCGAGGCCGTCACGGTCTCGGCAGGGGCCCAGAAAGTCAGCTGGCCAATGCCGGCCAGCATCGTCAGCAGGCCCAGCAGCACCAGCAAGGCTGCAGTCTTCAAACGCACAGGATCACCTATCATCAGCGGTTGTTGAACTTCAAGGGTAACCGTTTTGTTATCAAAGAGTCAGATCGGCCCATCCCGGCGGAGACGCCCGCTTCCCTGCAATGGCGCCGCCAAGGCCGGATTCCGGGCTCCTGATAGTGTGGCGATGATCATGATAATCGGTAGAAAAGGCAGCAGAACCGCGTGAAAGACCACTTGGAGCCCCGTCCGATCGATGAGTCAGGCTCAACTGTGGTGGACGCCCCCGCGGATGGGACCTCTGCCACCGTTCCGGTCCGCACCGGACGCCTGGCCGCAATAGCCCGCAAGCTGCGGCAACCCATCCCGGGAGCCCGCACACGGGTCAGGTTCGAGATGCCTCCCGAGGACGAGGCCGTTGCCGTAGCAGAGGGTGTCAAAGCCGACGAGGACAACGATTTCGGCGCTCCAGGACCCCGTATGTCATCCCAGCACCCGCTGTATGTGGGCTTCATGGGCACCGCCGGGGTTGGCGTGGCCCTGCTGGTCTTTTACATCGCCAGCAATACCACCCAGCTGATCCTATGGATTGTTGCCGCGCTCTTCATCGCCCTCGGGCTGGATCCGGTAGTCCGATGGCTTGAGACCCGGAAGGTCCCGCGCCCTGGCGGCATCCTGATATCTGTCTCTGTCCTGGTCCTTGCGGTTGCCGGGTTCTTTGCAACGTTGATTCCCACCATCGTGGAACAGGTGTCCGAGATCGTCCGGCAGGCACCGGATTGGATACGGGGCTTCCTGGACTCGGACTTCTTCCGGACAGTGGACAGCCAGTTCGGCATTCGTGACCGCATCACTACCGAACTGGATAAGTTCGTCAAGGATCCCGAAGCCATGGGCGGCATCTTCGGCGGCGTTGTGGGCTTCGGTTCCACTGTGGCCAACGGATTGTTCGGCACGCTGATTGTCCTGGTGCTTAGCTTGTACTTCCTGGCTGCCCTGCCATCCATGAAGAAATGGGCCTACCGCCTGGCGCCGAGGTCACGCCGCCCCCGCGTCGAGGCACTTTCGGAAGCGATTACCGATTCAGTAGGCAACTACGTGATTGGCCAGGCCTGCGTCGCCCTGCTGAACGCATTCTTTGCCTTCATCGTCATGAGCATCCTCGGAATTCCCTTCAGCGTCCTGCTTGCCTTCGTGGTGGCGCTGTTGGCCTTCATCCCGCTGGTTGGCGGCATGATCGCCGCTGTCGTGGTTATCCTTGTGGCGCTCACAGCCGGCTGGCAAACGGCCGTGATCTATGCGATCGCCTACTTTGCCTACCTGCAGTTCGAGGCCTACTTCATCTCCCCGCGCATCATGCAGCGGGCAGTTGCCGTGCCGGGTGCAGTAGCCGTGATCTCAGTTATCGCGGGCGGAAGCCTGCTGGGTGTCCTGGGTGCGTTGATTGCCATTCCGACGGCGGCGGCCATCATGCTGCTGATCAAGGAAGTCTTCATCATGCGCCAAGACAGGCACTGACCCTCTCCGCTTAGCTATGCGCCGTTGGCGACCAGGCCCGCCCACTCACGTGGCAGGCCGTCCACACCGGCACCTGCCGCAGTGACGTCGTCGACGATTTCGTCCAGGACACGCGCCGCGTACTTCTCTCCTACCCACAGGTGCTTGGCGCCGTCGACGCCGACGAGCCGCGCTTGGGGCACCAGGCTGAAGCGCTGGGCTGCTTCTGCAGGGCGAAGATAATCGTCGTGTTCCGGAACCAGCACGGTAAGCGGCTTGCCCGAGGCTGCCCATTCTTTGAGGTGGACATCCGTTGCCCGGTGCAGCGGCGGAGACAACAGGACCGCGCCCTCGATCTGCGACGCCACGGGTTCAACTGCGCCGTACATCAGCGCAAGTTCAGTCCCGAACGACCAACCCACCAACCACCGATTCGGCAGGCCACGCTCAACAGCGAAACGGACAGCTGCTTCGACGTCGTAACGCTCGCCGATGCCCTCTTCAAACTTGCCCTGGCTGGTCCCTCGCGGCGAGTGTGTGCCACGGGTATTGAACCTCAGGACCGCTACGCCTGCCAAAGCCGGCAGCCTATACGAAGCCTTGCGGTAAACATGGGAGTCCATGAAGCCGCCATGGGTCGGCAGCGGATGAAGGGTGATCAACGTTGCAGTGATCTCCCCCGATTCCGGCACGGCGAGTTCCCCCAGCAGGAGTTTTCCGTCTTCCGTGGTGAATTCCACATTCTCCCGGCGCGCGGGAAGGACGGTGGAGGCCCGAATCGCCGACGGAGCATCCTGCGCAGTGAAAACGAACGAGGCGGGGTCAAAAGTCATGCCACCAAGCCTAAGGGAACCAACGGGACCTGGTCAGCGATACCGGTAGGTCCGTGACGTCCAGCAGTTGGTGTGCCAATGCCTGCGCTCGGCCAGCCCGGCCGCTTCGCCAAAAAGGTGGTTATCCGACCACACCACCAGATGTGCGATGCCCGGGAGGATGGCTGTCGAGCAGCCGGGGCAGATGTACTGCTTCTCCGCCTTCCTCGCCGTCATGGTACGGACCATCCAGTCACCATCCGGGGCGCTTTCCCTGCGCGCAATCCCCGCCCTTGCCCGTTCCAGATCCAGTTCCGGGGCCTCGTCTGCCCACTTGCCGGCAGGTTTGTTCGAACGTGTGCTGGCGGCGTTGCGACGAGGGCGGTTGGAGCGGGGCATGATTCCATTCTGCCCCAGCCACCGGCCGCCAACGGGTAAGGTAAGGCGGGTGCGACTCGTCATAGCCCGTTGTTCTGTTGATTATGTTGGCCGTCTCAAGGCCCACCTCCCCCTCGCCACCAGGCTCTTGCTGGTCAAGGCCGATGGCTCGGTACTGGTGCACTCCGACGGCGGTTCGTACAAGCCGTTGAACTGGATGAGCCCGCCGGCCACGCTGCGCGTTACGTCCCCTGAGGAAACCGAAGTGGAAGAGGGCGTGGTTGAGCAGTGGACCGTGCAGTCGGCCAAGACCGATGACCGGCTCATTATCAACATCTATGAACAACTGCATGACACCTCCCATGATCTGGGTGTTGATCCTGGGCTGATCAAGGACGGCGTGGAAGCTGACCTGCAACGCCTCCTGGCAGAACAGATCGAGACCCTCGGAACCGGATACTCACTCATCCGCCGGGAGTACTTCACCGCCATCGGACCCGTGGACATCCTTGCCCGCGACGCGAGCGGCGCCACGGTGGCGATTGAGCTGAAGC
This genomic stretch from Micrococcaceae bacterium Sec5.1 harbors:
- a CDS encoding AI-2E family transporter produces the protein MKDHLEPRPIDESGSTVVDAPADGTSATVPVRTGRLAAIARKLRQPIPGARTRVRFEMPPEDEAVAVAEGVKADEDNDFGAPGPRMSSQHPLYVGFMGTAGVGVALLVFYIASNTTQLILWIVAALFIALGLDPVVRWLETRKVPRPGGILISVSVLVLAVAGFFATLIPTIVEQVSEIVRQAPDWIRGFLDSDFFRTVDSQFGIRDRITTELDKFVKDPEAMGGIFGGVVGFGSTVANGLFGTLIVLVLSLYFLAALPSMKKWAYRLAPRSRRPRVEALSEAITDSVGNYVIGQACVALLNAFFAFIVMSILGIPFSVLLAFVVALLAFIPLVGGMIAAVVVILVALTAGWQTAVIYAIAYFAYLQFEAYFISPRIMQRAVAVPGAVAVISVIAGGSLLGVLGALIAIPTAAAIMLLIKEVFIMRQDRH
- a CDS encoding alpha/beta fold hydrolase; translation: MTFDPASFVFTAQDAPSAIRASTVLPARRENVEFTTEDGKLLLGELAVPESGEITATLITLHPLPTHGGFMDSHVYRKASYRLPALAGVAVLRFNTRGTHSPRGTSQGKFEEGIGERYDVEAAVRFAVERGLPNRWLVGWSFGTELALMYGAVEPVASQIEGAVLLSPPLHRATDVHLKEWAASGKPLTVLVPEHDDYLRPAEAAQRFSLVPQARLVGVDGAKHLWVGEKYAARVLDEIVDDVTAAGAGVDGLPREWAGLVANGA
- a CDS encoding ATP/GTP-binding protein yields the protein MPRSNRPRRNAASTRSNKPAGKWADEAPELDLERARAGIARRESAPDGDWMVRTMTARKAEKQYICPGCSTAILPGIAHLVVWSDNHLFGEAAGLAERRHWHTNCWTSRTYRYR
- the nucS gene encoding endonuclease NucS, producing the protein MRLVIARCSVDYVGRLKAHLPLATRLLLVKADGSVLVHSDGGSYKPLNWMSPPATLRVTSPEETEVEEGVVEQWTVQSAKTDDRLIINIYEQLHDTSHDLGVDPGLIKDGVEADLQRLLAEQIETLGTGYSLIRREYFTAIGPVDILARDASGATVAIELKRRGDIDGVEQLTRYLELLNRDPLLAPVRGIFAAQQIKPQAKVLANDRGIDCITLDYDAMRGVDDSESRLF